One window of the Gemmatimonadota bacterium genome contains the following:
- a CDS encoding Gfo/Idh/MocA family oxidoreductase has protein sequence MIKMAQYGTKHGHAAGKLQSMQTNAEVEVVGVFESDESRREEVAQSGGYEGVYWFESEAEMLEDDEIVAVASEGANVESLDQTEAIIQAGKHVWYDKPAGENWDQWQRIIARAREGDLLIQMGYMFRYHDGYCKIAEWVHSGFLGDVFAVRAHMSTFLGRAQKKVVAVHQGGVFFDLCGHQLDQIVHLLGRPERVTPFLREDMFEVEGFTDNGVGIFEFERAIAIVDIAALEPRPNARRFEVYGTKGSAIMEPMEPAEKIRLCLDEARGGYDEGVQFVDVAQQSRQDLYDLELEAFLPAIRGECAPDRSYEHELLVQEAVLRGVGHL, from the coding sequence ATGATTAAAATGGCGCAATACGGTACAAAACACGGTCACGCAGCCGGCAAATTGCAGTCGATGCAAACCAATGCTGAGGTGGAGGTGGTTGGTGTGTTTGAATCCGATGAGAGTCGCCGCGAGGAGGTGGCGCAATCGGGCGGTTATGAAGGCGTTTATTGGTTTGAGTCGGAAGCAGAGATGCTGGAGGATGATGAAATTGTGGCTGTTGCATCAGAGGGTGCAAATGTCGAGAGTCTGGATCAGACTGAGGCCATTATTCAAGCGGGGAAGCATGTGTGGTATGACAAGCCCGCTGGCGAGAATTGGGATCAGTGGCAGCGGATTATCGCACGGGCACGGGAGGGGGATTTGCTGATTCAGATGGGGTACATGTTTCGGTATCACGATGGGTATTGCAAGATCGCAGAGTGGGTGCATTCGGGGTTTTTGGGCGATGTGTTTGCGGTTCGGGCGCATATGTCCACGTTTTTGGGTAGAGCGCAGAAAAAAGTTGTCGCAGTACATCAGGGTGGGGTGTTTTTCGATTTGTGCGGGCATCAGCTCGATCAGATTGTCCATCTTTTGGGTAGGCCCGAGCGCGTGACGCCATTTTTGCGCGAAGATATGTTCGAGGTTGAGGGATTTACCGATAATGGGGTGGGTATTTTTGAATTTGAGCGGGCGATTGCCATTGTCGATATTGCGGCGCTGGAGCCGCGGCCCAACGCGCGTCGGTTTGAGGTGTACGGCACAAAGGGGAGTGCGATTATGGAGCCGATGGAGCCTGCGGAGAAAATCCGCCTGTGCTTGGACGAGGCGCGCGGTGGGTATGACGAGGGTGTGCAATTTGTCGATGTGGCACAACAATCGCGGCAGGATTTGTACGATTTGGAATTGGAGGCGTTTTTACCGGCTATTCGAGGTGAGTGCGCGCCGGATAGATCTTACGAACACGAGTTGCTGGTTCAAGAGGCTGTGTTGCGGGGCGTTGGGCATCTTTAA